The DNA sequence TCAGTATTTCAGGGGCATTTGCGTTGTATCCGCTCACCGTAAAATGGGCCGAAGAGTTCAGGAAACTTCACCCCAATGTGAAGTTCGATATTTCGGCAGGTGGCGCCGGAAAAGGAATGACCGATGCATTGGCGAAGATGGTCGATATCGGTTTAGTATCTCGCGAAATCAGTCCTGAGGAAGTAAAGAAAGGCGCGTTTGCTATTGCCGTAACCAAAGATGCGGTAGTCCCGACGGTGAGTGCTGCAAATCCAAACATTAAAGACATTCTGGCAAACGGTTTGGATCACGATGCCGCAGTTAACGTGTTCATTACCGGAAAGGCGAAAACATGGGGTCAGGCTATCGGTACAAAAAGTGCAGTGCCAATACGGATTTACACCCGCTCCGATGCTTGTGGGGCAGGTGAAACCTGGGCCAAATATCTGGGAAAAAAACAGGAAGACCTTCTGGGGGTAGGTGTTTTTGGTGACCCCGGCTTAGCCCAGGCCGTTTCCAAAGACCCTTCAGGAATTGCCTACAACAACATAGGCTATGCCTACGACGCAAAGACCAAGAAACCAAATCCGGGGATCAAGGTGCTTCCGCTCGACATTAACAACAATGGGAAGATTGACCCGGATGAGAATTTTTACGACACGATGGATGCCATCGTCAACGCGATTGCTACAGGTAAATATCCTTCACCACCGGCACGCGACCTGTATTTTGTGACTTCTGGAAAACCAGTAAAAAAGGAACTGGTTGAATTCATCAAATGGTCGCTCACCGAAGGGCAGAAATATGTTTTGGAAAGCGGTTATATTATTATTTCGAAGGAAAAACTTGATGCCGGATTAGAGAAAGTAAAATAAAGGGAGACACAAATATTAATTTGACTTGCTGGCTTTTCGCAGCAAATCGGAACCTGACAGGATGAAAAGCCTGCCGGGTTTAGGTTTTAAAAGAGGTTGGCCATTTAAATCAAGATTTATGGATAAAATACGATACAACAAATACCGCCAAACAAGGGAATTTCTGATACGGCACAGCATGCTTTTCCTGACACTGATCTCTTTGTCGTTTGCAGTGATCATCGGCATCAGCCTGTATTATAAATCGGTCCCGATTTTAGATCAGCAGTCCTTATGGACTCTTTTAACGGGCGAAAGCTGGAAGCCGCTAAAAGGTGAATTTGGTTTTTACCCTTTCATCATGGGAACTTTGTGGGTGACAGGCATCGCGATCATTATTTCGTTGCCCCTTTGCCTGTTGGCTGCCATTTACCTTTCGGAATATGCCCATCCGTATGTAAAAAAGATCGTTTTCCCGATGATTGATGTACTCGCCGGAATACCGCCGGTAGTTTATGGCGTTTGGGGGATTTTGGTCGTGGTTCCCTTTATTTCGACTTCCCTGGCTCCTCATTTTGTCGAGTTCTCGACCGGATATAGCATTTTGGCCGGAGGAATTGTACTGGCTATCATGATCATCCCACTGATGATTTCGGTTTTTATTGAAATCTTCGATGCGTTGCCCGGCGGACTGCGCGAAGCTTCGCTTTCGTTGGGCGCTACCACCTGGCAAACCATTAAAAAAGTGGTACTTCGTAAATCGTTTCCGGGATTGGCTGCCGCCGTGGTTTTAGCCATTTCGCGTGCTTTTGGCGAAACCATAGCGGTTCTGATGGTTTGCGGAAACGTTTCGGAAGTACCCCACTCGGTATTCGATCCGGCCTACCCACTGCCTGCACTCATTGCCAACAATTACGGGGAAATGATGTCGATACCGATGTACGACGCGGCATTGATGCTCTCGGCATTGCTTTTATTTGTCATCATCCTGGCATTCAACGCCATTTCACGACTAGTTTTAATCCGAATAGAAAGGAACTTCGCTTTATGAAACATGTACGAATAAAAAGAATAGAAGAAAAGATTTTCAAAGCACTTATGATAGCGGCAACGCTGGTCATTGTGATCTCGCTGTTCATGATTATTGTCGCCATCGTTAAAAGAGGATTGCCAGCCATGAGCTGGGACATGGTCTCGAAAATACCAGGCGGGGGATTTTACATCGGCAAGGAAGGCGGTTTGCTCAACGCTATAGTTGGGTCGTTGTATATTGTTATCGGTTCTATTTCGCTTGGACTTAGCTTTAGCTTGCCGATTGTTTTATACATCAACCTTTACCTTCCTGAAAAGTCGCGGTTGGCGCAGTTTACACGCCTGTCGTTCGATGTTTTGTTCGGGATTCCATCCATCGTTTATGGCGCTTTTGGCTTTACCCTGATGGTTTATTTGGGTTTGCGGTCGTCGTTACTTGCAGGTATCCTCACGGTAACCATCCTGATTATTCCGATTCTGATTCGCTCCATTGACGAGGTACTGCGGCGTGTCCCCAAAGAAATGAAAGATGCGGCACTTTCGCTGGGCGCCACCCGTTCCGAAATGATCAAACCCATTTTGCGGCAGGTTGCCCCCGGAATAGTCACTGCCGTGCTTCTTTCAGTTGGCCGCGGCATTGGAGATGCAGCTTCAGTGCTGTTTACCGCCGGATATACCGACAGTATTCCAACTTCCCTCTCTCAACCGGTGGCTACTTTGCCGCTGGCTATCTTTTTCCAACTCAGCAGTCCGATAGCTGAAGTTCAGGACAGGGCTTATGCAGCCGCACTTATCCTGACCTTTATTGTTCTGCTGCTGAGTGTTGCCGCACGTTTTTACAGTCGTAAATTTTCAAAAAACAAGATATGATACAGAATTTGCTTCGGGTTGAAAAATTCGTTGATTCACCCACCGAAAAAATGAAGGTCAAGAGAGAAACACAGGATAAGGCAGATGGTGATTTAATTTTGAAAGCCCACAAACCACATATCAGTGTCCGTAACCTGAATGTTTATCTGACCAAAAACCACATCCTGAAAAATGTCAATCTGGATATTCCTGATAAGGCAATTACTTGTATCATCGGGCCTTCAGGGTGTGGAAAAACCACTTTGCTAAAGACCTTTAACCGTCTGCTGCAAAACTCGCTGGACGTAAGGATTGAAGGCGATGTGCTGGTTGACGGCGAAAACATTCACGGGAAAGGCGTGGAGGTTGAAAACATCCGGAAGAAAATGGGATTACTGTCTCAACGGCCATGCCCGCTACCGATGTCAATCTTCGATAATATTGCCTATGGTCCTCGCATTCATGGGATCAGGAGAAAGAAAACGCTAAATATCATGGTCGAAAAATACCTGAAAGAGGCCGGGTTGTGGGACGAGGTGAAAGACAGGTTAAAATCACCGGCAACCAGTTTGTCGATTGGGCAACAGCAGCGGCTTTGCATGGCGCGTGGGTTGGCCGTTAAACCCGAGATTATCCTGGGCGACGAAGCAACTTCGGCACTCGATCCGATTTCGAGCAAAAAAATTGAAGAATTATTCGTAAAACTGAAAGATCAGTATTCAATAGTACTGGTTACTCATACACTTCGGCAGGCAAGGCGAATAGCCGACTACGTAATATTTATGTACCTGGGCGAGGTAATTGAGGCAGGACCGGCGGCCGAATTCTTCAGCAATCCGAAAGAGAAATTGACGAAGGAATACCTGGACGGGTATTTTAGCTAAGAAATACACCTTGTTCCTTGAACAGAACTATAATTTCACAAATTGCCAACATGCTTAAACAATAAAAAGTAACAGCTAAAAAGGTGATTTACACGAAGGCTATTTACACTAATTTTCATTTGCTTGAATTGCTGGGCATGAGACACTACCATAAAAACAGAAAACACAACAATCGCCTTCAAGAGGTTTAAAAATATTTTACAATTCTCACATTCGTAAAAGAACTGGCACGAATCTTCTGGCATCTTTTCTTCTTTTGAAAAGCCGCAGGTCGGAAAGGTAATAGTTGAATTAAAGTTAAATACCTTTTGCATATTTACATAATTTGTGGTCCAAAAGAATGCATTGCTTTAAAAGCGAATAACTTTTCTCACCAGAACCCGGTTTTGATCGATGAAGCTGATGGTGTAGATTCCTGATTTTAGACTGCTTGTATTCAGAGTAGCTGGAAACCCTGAAATTTTCTCCTGAATGCAGAGTTGTCCCAAATCGTTTCTAATTTCAATTATTACTGGATTTCTGTCAACATCAGCAGCTTCAATCGTTAAATGATCAGTCATTGGGTTCGGATAAATCCGAATCAGAGGATCGTCAATAAGCGTATTCAGTCCTGTTGGAATCCCTGTTACCAGAAATTGCCCCATCATACCATCATCTTCGTGCGACAACATGTGACAATGAAACATGTAGGGTATTTCCGGATCTAAAAAATCATCTAATTTCATAATCAACCTTACAGATTGCATGGCGGGCACCAAAACGACATCTTTACGACCTTGTCTTGAACGATCAGGTGCAGCGCCTCCAATGTCGGAGATGAAAAACTGGAGTCCATGAATATGAAACGGGTGGGCGATAGCTGTCTGATTGGATATTTGCCAGATTTCGGTGGCTCCAAGTTTGGCAGAAAAGTCAATTCGATCCATTGAAAATGATTGGCCATTGATTAGAAACGGGCCACTCAGATTACCCATACCCATGCCGCTTGTTGATAGGGTAATGATTCGTGTTACAGATGATTTAGACGGATCGGGCTTTTTGTTTGAAATCAAATTTGAAGGTATTGTGGAAATCGCTTGAGTGGTTGGGGCGGTGACGGATAACCGGATTAATTTAAAATCTTTACCATTCAGTATATTAGCAGAATACCCGTCAATACTACCCACGCCCATACTTCCGGGAACAGCAGCACCATAAATACCGTTAGGTAACTCCGAACCAAAAGAAAACAGGTCCAGGCTCTGATCTTTCAATCCTGAAAGGTTGACCAGCAACTCTGCCCTTTCGCCGGGAGCTAACATTAATCGGGTTAGAGCAACCGGGGCATCCAACAGGCCGCCATCAGAAGCGATTTGATAAAATAGCTGATTTCCCTGAAAACCTATATTATAGACACGATTTGTTGAGCCGTTCAATACCCTGAAGCGGATAATTTGAGCAGGTACTTTTAAAATCGGGTCGATAGTGCCGTTAATTAGTAAGGTGTGGTCGTCGGCAGAATTGACGACAAACTGACGGTTTGTATCAAAGGCTCTGGACTGTATAACAATAGGGAAGTCATCTATTCCATAATTCCGTGGCAAGTTAAGAGTCGATTCCTGATTATCTCTTACAATAATCATTCCGGCAGCTCCTTTGGTTACCTGTTCAGCTGTTTTTCCATGAAGATGGGGATGATACCAATACGTCGATGCCTGATCCAATACTTTTATCCGGGGCGACCATACCGTATGTGCCTGAATTACATTGTGCGGACTTCCATCTAACCTGGCCGGTACGTGTAACCCGTGCCAGTGCATGGTTGTGGACTCATCGAGGTCGTTATATACCGATAATTGAATTGAGTCGCCCTGATTAAGTATGACCGTTGGGCCCAGAAAGTTGCCGTTTATGCCTATCGTGGCTGTCGGACCTCCAGCCTGAAATTGCATTGAACCGTATTGTACATGCAAATTAACCTGTTTCCCTTCAAGAATTGGAGGGATAAACAATGGATTCTGGCAATTACCTGAAAAAAAGATTACGACTAATACCAAGGTAGAGAAGGCGTGTTTCATTATTTTTTTACAGTATAACAAGCTGATGATTGAAAAGTTAATTTCCAAGATTGGCATAACAGAACCCTTGTGGATAAAAGAATGAATCGGAAAGGATTTCATCCAAATAAAACTAAAAACAAACTGATCCGATGATTTTATTTCATCAGATCAGTTACACAATATGAACTCAATTTATTATTTGTGTTCATATTTCATTGGTTTCATAGGAGCCTTGAGTACGGCACGGTCGTATTTACAACATGCAGGAAGTCCATTATAGGCTTCATCAGTTGCTTTTACGGCATCAGTGTCGTGACCAACTTTGGCAATTGCTTCCTGCACAATTTGCAAACTGGTTTTTGCATCATTGAGTGTTACTTCAATTTCCTTGGTTTCTTTGTTCCAGTCAGCTTTTGAAACACCCTCTAAAGAAAGGGCAGCCATCTCAATGCGCTTTTCGCACATCTCACATTTTCCGTTTACCAAGAATTTTTCAGCCTTGATTTTTGCAAATACACTTCCGGTACCCATCATCATCAGGATAGCCAGCATAGCTACTTTTGTTTTCATTTTCATCAATTTTAAAGTTAAACTTTCATTTATTCACTAGCTCATCAAATCAGCCTTATAACCGGCACTTTTCAATGTTTCAATAATTACTTCAGGATCAAGTCCCGTAGATTCAACAGTTAATACTTTCAATGGATTTGAAGTATTGACACTCCATTTGACAATTCCTTTTACCTGATTCAGGTGAGGGGTTACGGTGGCAATACATCCGCCACAATTTACATTGGTCTTAAATTTTAACGTTTCCATTTTTAGTCGTTTAATGATTAATAATCAAGTTTTTTGAATTTCAGTCGTAAACTGTTGCTTACTACCGATACCGAACTTAATGCCATGGCAGCTCCGGCAATCATTGGGTTGAGCATGAAACCCCAGATGGGGAATAATATTCCGGCAGCAACAGGAATGCCAATCAGGTTGTAAATGAAAGCCCAGAACAAATTCTGATGAATGGTATTGACAGTCAATTTCGATAGCCTGATTGATTTTGAGATAAGCTGAAGATCGGAAGAAATGATGGTCATTTTGGCTACATCCATTGCAATATCGGAACCTTTTCCCATGGCGATGCTCACGTCAGCCTGAGCCAGAGCGTGCGAATCGTTAATTCCATCGCCAACCATTGCCACCACTTTTCCCTGATTTTGCAATTCTTTAATAAAATCAGCTTTGTCAGATGGCATCACTTCAGCTTTAAAGTTCTTCAGACCGACTTTTTGTGCCACAGCTTTCGCGGTATGTAAATTGTCACCGGTGAGCATATACACTTCAATTCCCTGATTTTGAAGGTCAGTAATGGCTTTTGCCGATTTCTCTTTTATTTTGTCGGCGATAGCAACCACAGCTAACAATTCCTTGTCGCGGGCAAAGGAAATCACTGTTTTTGCCTCACTCTGCCAGATTATAATTTGGTCAGAACTGTTTTTTGGAATATTTACCCGATAATCGGCCAGCAGTTTTTGATTGCCTACTAGATAAGCATGTTCGCCGTAGTTGGCTACAACTCCTTTTCCGGTAATACTTTCGAATTTATCGGGAGCAATCCGTTTGTGTGAAGTGTTTTTCAAGGAAGCAGTGACAGCTTCAGCCAATGGATGTTCCGATTGCGATTCGATAGCATAAAGAATTTGTTCCAAATCTGTTTTTTCATCACCGGAAACATTCCATTCGATATCAGTTACGGCCGGTTTACCTTCGGTAATGGTACCTGTTTTATCGAGAACTATGGCGTTCACTTTATGCGCCAGTTCAAGGCTTTCGGCATCTTTAATCAGGATTCCGTTTTCAGCGCCTTTGCCCATGCCAACCATAATGGCAGTGGGAGTTGCAAGTCCCAGGGCACATGGACAGGCAATTACCAGCACCGAAACCATCGCCAACAAAGCTTGTGTAACAGCATTTTCGCCACCCAGAATCATCCATGTTGCAAAGGCTATTACAGCAATAGCCATGACTACAGGAACAAATATTCCGGCAATCTGATCGACCAGCTTTTGTACGGGAGGTTTGCTTCCCTGCGCCTGCTGAACCATTTTAATTATCTGTGCTAAAATGGTTTGGCCTCCCACCTTTTGAGCTACGAAGGCAAAGCTTCCCTTCTGGTTTATCGTTCCGGCAAAAACCTGTCCGCCCTTTTCCTTTTCAACCGGAAGTGATTCGCCGGTAATGGTACTTTCGTCAATGAAAGATGACCCTGAAATGATTTCACCATCCACCGGGATTTTTTCGCCGGGCTTAACCCGAATTTTATCACCAATAACGACCTGCGAAATAGGTATTTCCATTTCCTGGCCATTCTCCTGAATCAGATTGACTGTATTTGGTTGTAACCCAATCAGTTTTTTAATGGCTGAAGAAGTGTTTGATTTTGCCCGTTCTTCGAGTACCTTACCCAACAAAATGAAAGCAATTACCACCGCCGAAGCCTCAAAATACACATGGGCATGTTGTCCTTGTTCGTGCCAAAATTCAGGAAATAATGTGCTGAATACGCTGAAAAGATAAGCGATACCAGTGCTTAAAGCCACCAAAGTATCCATGTTTGCCTTGCCGTGTTTGGCCTGATTAAAGGCATTGATGAAGAAGCTCCGGCCAAACCAGCCGATTACCGGCGTTGCCAGAATCAGCATGATCCAGTTGGCATACCGAATATCCATCAGGAACATGGCAATTACCACCACCGGAAAGGCTAGAATAGTAGCCCAAAGCGTATTGGTTTTTAGCTTTTTGTAATGGACATTTTGCATTTCTTCCTGATGGTCATGGCCTTCTTCTTCAATCAGTAGGTCGTAACCAATGGACTGAATTGCTGATTTGAAGTTGCTGAGAGAAGCTTCTTGGGGCGTATATTCAACCCATGCAGTAGAATTTGCATAATTAACAGAAGCGTCGAGCACACCCACTTGGGCTTTAAGCATACTTTCGACACTGATGGCGCATGATGCGCAGCTTAAGCCGGTAACCGGGAAGTTCTTTTTAACTGAAGTTTCCATGTCTTTATTTTTTCATCAAAGATAAAGCCATGAAAATTAGTGCCTGTTACGATATTCCGGCAACTATTTATAAGATTTTCAGGTTATACTTCGTCCAATGGTTTTCGTTTGTTTTCTTTTACCTGTTTGAAGTGGCTTGGGGTTAGTCCGGTCACCTTTTTAAACTGGTTCGATAAATAAGCCACGTTGCTATATCCCATTTGGTAGGCAATTTCGCTCAGCGTGAGTTCGTCGTACACCAGCAATTCTTTTACCCGCTCTATTTTCTGAAGGATGATGTATTTTTCGATAGTAGTTCCTTCAATTTCAGAAAAAAGGCCGCTTAAATAGGCGTAATCACGGTTCAGGTGCGATTCGATGTATTCTGAATAATTCACTTTCAGGTCTTCGTTGCTGTGGTGTACAGACTGTACCACGAGGTTTTTTATTTTTTCGATAATCCGGCTTTTTGTATCGTCAATCAGTTCAAAACCATAAACCACCAGCGATTTTTTTAGCTTTTCCAAATCTTCATCCGAAATTGGATTTGCTGTTTCAACATTTCCCAATGAAATACGGACAGGCTTATAGCCTATATTTTCGAATACCTGTTGCACCACCATGATGCACCGGTTACAAACCATGTTTTTGATAAAATAGAGCATATTTAATCCTTTATAAAAAATCGCGATACAATTGCAGTCGCTTTTCAATCGCTTTTACAAAAGCTTTTCAGAAGATCAAAATAAAAACGACCTAATTCCAAAATGGTTTAATGAGCTATCAAAATACGACATTTTTATCGGTACAAAAATACAAGTCTGCCGGAACCACTGCTTTTCTTTCCATCTTTCGCAGTTGCACTGATCCGATAGATGTATACCCCCGGTTTCATTTTAACCTGTCGCTCCGCAGGAATCCATTCCAATGGCAAGCTTTCAATACCCTGTGAACCAATTTTATCCTTAACTAAATCAATACGGGACCCAGTCGATTGAAAGACTTCAAGTTCTACATCAAAAGTTTCGTCGGGCTGGTTATGTGTAAAAATGAACCGTGTTTCTCCCTGCATTGGATTGGGGTAATTGGATAC is a window from the Aquipluma nitroreducens genome containing:
- a CDS encoding heavy-metal-associated domain-containing protein, giving the protein MKTKVAMLAILMMMGTGSVFAKIKAEKFLVNGKCEMCEKRIEMAALSLEGVSKADWNKETKEIEVTLNDAKTSLQIVQEAIAKVGHDTDAVKATDEAYNGLPACCKYDRAVLKAPMKPMKYEHK
- a CDS encoding multicopper oxidase domain-containing protein; translated protein: MKHAFSTLVLVVIFFSGNCQNPLFIPPILEGKQVNLHVQYGSMQFQAGGPTATIGINGNFLGPTVILNQGDSIQLSVYNDLDESTTMHWHGLHVPARLDGSPHNVIQAHTVWSPRIKVLDQASTYWYHPHLHGKTAEQVTKGAAGMIIVRDNQESTLNLPRNYGIDDFPIVIQSRAFDTNRQFVVNSADDHTLLINGTIDPILKVPAQIIRFRVLNGSTNRVYNIGFQGNQLFYQIASDGGLLDAPVALTRLMLAPGERAELLVNLSGLKDQSLDLFSFGSELPNGIYGAAVPGSMGVGSIDGYSANILNGKDFKLIRLSVTAPTTQAISTIPSNLISNKKPDPSKSSVTRIITLSTSGMGMGNLSGPFLINGQSFSMDRIDFSAKLGATEIWQISNQTAIAHPFHIHGLQFFISDIGGAAPDRSRQGRKDVVLVPAMQSVRLIMKLDDFLDPEIPYMFHCHMLSHEDDGMMGQFLVTGIPTGLNTLIDDPLIRIYPNPMTDHLTIEAADVDRNPVIIEIRNDLGQLCIQEKISGFPATLNTSSLKSGIYTISFIDQNRVLVRKVIRF
- a CDS encoding heavy-metal-associated domain-containing protein; its protein translation is METLKFKTNVNCGGCIATVTPHLNQVKGIVKWSVNTSNPLKVLTVESTGLDPEVIIETLKSAGYKADLMS
- a CDS encoding heavy metal translocating P-type ATPase, which encodes METSVKKNFPVTGLSCASCAISVESMLKAQVGVLDASVNYANSTAWVEYTPQEASLSNFKSAIQSIGYDLLIEEEGHDHQEEMQNVHYKKLKTNTLWATILAFPVVVIAMFLMDIRYANWIMLILATPVIGWFGRSFFINAFNQAKHGKANMDTLVALSTGIAYLFSVFSTLFPEFWHEQGQHAHVYFEASAVVIAFILLGKVLEERAKSNTSSAIKKLIGLQPNTVNLIQENGQEMEIPISQVVIGDKIRVKPGEKIPVDGEIISGSSFIDESTITGESLPVEKEKGGQVFAGTINQKGSFAFVAQKVGGQTILAQIIKMVQQAQGSKPPVQKLVDQIAGIFVPVVMAIAVIAFATWMILGGENAVTQALLAMVSVLVIACPCALGLATPTAIMVGMGKGAENGILIKDAESLELAHKVNAIVLDKTGTITEGKPAVTDIEWNVSGDEKTDLEQILYAIESQSEHPLAEAVTASLKNTSHKRIAPDKFESITGKGVVANYGEHAYLVGNQKLLADYRVNIPKNSSDQIIIWQSEAKTVISFARDKELLAVVAIADKIKEKSAKAITDLQNQGIEVYMLTGDNLHTAKAVAQKVGLKNFKAEVMPSDKADFIKELQNQGKVVAMVGDGINDSHALAQADVSIAMGKGSDIAMDVAKMTIISSDLQLISKSIRLSKLTVNTIHQNLFWAFIYNLIGIPVAAGILFPIWGFMLNPMIAGAAMALSSVSVVSNSLRLKFKKLDY
- the pstC gene encoding phosphate ABC transporter permease subunit PstC, which encodes MDKIRYNKYRQTREFLIRHSMLFLTLISLSFAVIIGISLYYKSVPILDQQSLWTLLTGESWKPLKGEFGFYPFIMGTLWVTGIAIIISLPLCLLAAIYLSEYAHPYVKKIVFPMIDVLAGIPPVVYGVWGILVVVPFISTSLAPHFVEFSTGYSILAGGIVLAIMIIPLMISVFIEIFDALPGGLREASLSLGATTWQTIKKVVLRKSFPGLAAAVVLAISRAFGETIAVLMVCGNVSEVPHSVFDPAYPLPALIANNYGEMMSIPMYDAALMLSALLLFVIILAFNAISRLVLIRIERNFAL
- a CDS encoding PstS family phosphate ABC transporter substrate-binding protein, whose protein sequence is MKKITSYLFALLVITSLSSVKVVGQAKDDLKGNISISGAFALYPLTVKWAEEFRKLHPNVKFDISAGGAGKGMTDALAKMVDIGLVSREISPEEVKKGAFAIAVTKDAVVPTVSAANPNIKDILANGLDHDAAVNVFITGKAKTWGQAIGTKSAVPIRIYTRSDACGAGETWAKYLGKKQEDLLGVGVFGDPGLAQAVSKDPSGIAYNNIGYAYDAKTKKPNPGIKVLPLDINNNGKIDPDENFYDTMDAIVNAIATGKYPSPPARDLYFVTSGKPVKKELVEFIKWSLTEGQKYVLESGYIIISKEKLDAGLEKVK
- the pstA gene encoding phosphate ABC transporter permease PstA, yielding MKHVRIKRIEEKIFKALMIAATLVIVISLFMIIVAIVKRGLPAMSWDMVSKIPGGGFYIGKEGGLLNAIVGSLYIVIGSISLGLSFSLPIVLYINLYLPEKSRLAQFTRLSFDVLFGIPSIVYGAFGFTLMVYLGLRSSLLAGILTVTILIIPILIRSIDEVLRRVPKEMKDAALSLGATRSEMIKPILRQVAPGIVTAVLLSVGRGIGDAASVLFTAGYTDSIPTSLSQPVATLPLAIFFQLSSPIAEVQDRAYAAALILTFIVLLLSVAARFYSRKFSKNKI
- a CDS encoding helix-turn-helix domain-containing protein; translated protein: MLYFIKNMVCNRCIMVVQQVFENIGYKPVRISLGNVETANPISDEDLEKLKKSLVVYGFELIDDTKSRIIEKIKNLVVQSVHHSNEDLKVNYSEYIESHLNRDYAYLSGLFSEIEGTTIEKYIILQKIERVKELLVYDELTLSEIAYQMGYSNVAYLSNQFKKVTGLTPSHFKQVKENKRKPLDEV
- a CDS encoding phosphate ABC transporter ATP-binding protein: MIQNLLRVEKFVDSPTEKMKVKRETQDKADGDLILKAHKPHISVRNLNVYLTKNHILKNVNLDIPDKAITCIIGPSGCGKTTLLKTFNRLLQNSLDVRIEGDVLVDGENIHGKGVEVENIRKKMGLLSQRPCPLPMSIFDNIAYGPRIHGIRRKKTLNIMVEKYLKEAGLWDEVKDRLKSPATSLSIGQQQRLCMARGLAVKPEIILGDEATSALDPISSKKIEELFVKLKDQYSIVLVTHTLRQARRIADYVIFMYLGEVIEAGPAAEFFSNPKEKLTKEYLDGYFS